CTCTATCTATTTCAAATGGCGTCCACCACCTGGAGGATACTATAAACTAAACACTGATGGTTCTTCACAGGGAACACCACGTAGGAATTGTTTGGGTGGGGTGATCCGTAACTCCGCGGGTAATTGGATAGTAAGTTTTACTGGAAGTAGGCAAGCGGGAAACTCCACCCATATGGAAATCTGTGCCCTACTTACAGGTTTACAAATCGCTTGGCTCCATAATTTAACACCACTGGAAGTCAATGTTAACTCCACAAAGGTAATATCTCTTTTACAAAACCACAACATGCAACTCATCCCTTTTGTTTGAATGCAGGTTCTTTCTCCAACGACTGGGTAATCCACGTATAATGCATACCTACAGGGATCAGAACCGCATAGCACATCTGCTAGATAAACATGGAGCAAATTTGGAACAACACGAATCTTCAACTACCCTCTTTCTACCGTCGACCTTTTTTTAGAGGAAATCTGTGCAGATTAAAATGGAGTAGCCTACGAAAGAAAGCTCAATGTCACTGCACCACCAGCTATACCATCTTTTTGTCTAGAAGATTATCTAGCTGATTGTAATAGCATGGGGTCCTATATGAGACAACCCATCGAACTATGTAGTAGTAGTTTTTGTAACCTAGGGTCAGTAAGACCTAATGCTCCTTGTAGTAGTATGTTAAATTAAATCTATAATATAACGTTCTTCGGTTGGCAAAAAAAAAGACTATTGTCAACCTCATTATCAACACGAAGAGTTCCTGCTTTTATTGTCGTTATTACAAAATTGTCGTGCAATACAGCAACCACCAAATTAAATCCCTCAAGTGGAGTCCGGGAAAGATAGTGTGTACACAAACCTTACTCCTATTCCAGAGTGCAATAATAATGTGTACACAAACCTTACTCTTATTCCAGAGTGCAATAATATTAACAAAAAGTCAATAATAACAACTCCATATCTTTCTAATTTAGATTGTTATAACATGCCCTAACCAAATTAGACTTCCAAATACATAATATTATCTTCTCTTAACGACATTCTAAGAATAAATATAGATCTTCAACCAAATTTTAGCATAAATTACAAGATCAAGAGGACTGGCGAGAGGAAAATGCAGCTCGATTTTGTACATCCCTTCCTTTAAAATATGATATAACATGGGACAACAGGAAAATGAAATTACAATCGGGAAAAAAAAGGGTAAAATGAAGTTATCAACTAGCGTAATAAGGGCAGTGAGCTAATTTATGACCACACTTATACATAGTATCAAATCGCCTTACCCTTCGTGTCTCCTCAAACATCATATCATAGTATATTATAAGCATGAACATTTTTCGGTGAAGTTAGTTTACTAAAATGCCCGTTAAAATTTATTCCATTTACCCATAGTTATTGCAGCTTATTAGGTGTGTAAATTTTCTTACATGTAGTTATTtcaacatgtatttttgtttctttcaTCGTTTGTAGTAATAATTATTTATTAGTTAGTTAAAGACAAAACGGATGATCTATTTACCTCTTTGTTTATTTCAGTTTAGTTCCCACAATAATAAACATTTGGTTAGTAGTAGTACAATTAAAAGGAAGACAAAAAGATTAATTCTTTATCTCCTTTTACGCACAATAAGTAAAAACAGCTAGCATTAGGAACATTTCTGTTTTGGACGCTTAGAATTCTAGAAGACACTTATATAGATACCTAATTTGTCTTAAACAACTGGAGATCATATGTGCATTCTTATGTCACTAAGCACAACAGGATGAGCCTATCAGTTACATTGAACTTCTACTCATCATTCAGATAATCTTCAGCATCCATAAGGTCTTACATTTCAGGCTGCGATTCTTCGATCGTTCTCATGTAATTCTGAATGATGGGCATCCATATACTGCTTCTCCGTCCCTTGTCCTCACGTTGTCACTCGACTTTTAGACACTAAATGATTGAAGTGAATGTGTTCGCCGCAATGCCGGTTGAAGGTTGAAGGGCCAAGCAGCTAAAGCAACTGCTTTAGGCCCCGATCTTTTGAGGCCCCATTAACTATTTATTTATTGTCAATAGTTGCTGCCATCATCCATTTTATTCATTGTTTCTTAGTGCCTTCTATACTGGGAAACAAAGGAATTAAAAGTATAGAAAAGAAAGCTCATATTATTTGTAGATTTAACAAGGATGATTAAAATATCTCCAGGAAACCAAACAAAACAGTAGAGGGATGACAAAAGAAAAGCTTTCACCATCGAAAAGCTTAGATTTTGCATCTCATAAAGCTAGAAAAATAGACTTTAAGAGAGCGAAGCTAGATTGTAAATTAAGGGAGTGATGGGTCATGACGCTTAGCTTTGATGGAAGGATCATTGAAAATGAGGAGAGGAGACAACAATTGATGTATACGATCAATGAAGCTTTGCCCATCTCTTCAATCTTCATCTATATATGTTTATTAATGAACAAGACTTATGAAGCAAACATAAGGGTGGGAGACTTGGTAGTTGATATATCAAACTTCAGACGAGCTCTCGAACATAGTTGCCTACAATTTGTGGACAATTTGGACTAAGGAATTTGTTTGTCGGAATTGACATTTTATCTATAAAGAAGTTTAAAGATATTGTTTCGCGTTGTTATAACTGAGATATTCCTGCTTTTAGAGATAACAATCCATCTCATTAGAACTATGCGAGCTTGCATTGCTCAAGctttctttttcagttgtttcctTAGTTTAGTGTAAAGGTCATTGAATGAATGAATCACTTTTATGCACAATGTGAATACAAATCAAAATTTATTATCTGTACAAAATGTGAATTGACATTTATAGATAAAATGTcaatcaaaatacaaaatgtgaATTGACATTTTATCTATAAAGAAGTTTAAAGATATTGTTTCGTGTTGTTATAACTAAGATATTCTTGCTTTTAGAGATAACAATTCATCTCCTTAGAAGTTAGAACTATGCGAGCTTGCAATGCTCAAGctttctttttcagttgtttcctTAGTTTAGTGTAAAGGTCATTGAATGAATGAATCACTTTTATGCATAATGTGAATACAAATCAACACATCTATTTTTTCTGCGCTACCAAGCAAATATCTTCGTGAGCTTCTAAAGTAAGTACAAAGTGTAAGAAATTACAGTAAGACATCAAATGATTTATGTGGGAAGGGAATGATACCTTTATTGAATATGATTGACATTCGTCATTTTCAAAACTCACTTTTTTCTTTAATTgttattttagaatttttataCTCATTGATATGGGATACACACGCAATGCGTGTGCCCAAAAACTAGTCTTATATAAACAAAAGCAGTATAGGAATTAGAGGAGAGCTTTGTTGAATTTAAAGTACTAGCGCATGACAAGAATACTTTTCTTCTGTAATCGCCACTATTTTCTTTTGTTAACTCGGTCATAGCAAGCTCATCGTATAAAACAAATGGATTAACCACAATTTATATACTCCTACTACATAACTAATACACAGTATCAATCACTAAAAGGAGGTGCAGCTCATTAATCAGACAGTTGAGCTCCCTCATACAACAAATGCATCAAAAAGACGCACGCAGAGAAAATTACAGCCGTAAATTTACAAAAATCATCTACAAAATCATATATACAGTTATCTAGTCATCTCAGTTAATGTCCATGGACTTCTTCAGTTAGCAGAGTCCTGCCTAGCAGTATAATGAGCAGATTTTCATAGCATAAACCACTCTCTTGACAATGCTCttttcttttgcaaaaatagGAGTTGATCCTAAGATGCAAGGCCACTTCCGCGAGGCATTTTCTTTGAGCTAGCTGCAGAAGGCATATAAACACAACAATATTATGTTATTCAAATAGAACAAATGGAACGACATCATAATTTTCCTGGAATGAAATCCGATTGCCAAACCTCCAAAAAAATATGATAATTAATGGCCTCAACATTAAATATTTTGGTCCTAATAGGCATCAAGCGGATGAGGATTATACTTTGGATATTTTGGCCCCTAATATGCATCAAGCAGATAAGTATTTTAAACTAAATAAAACTGTGTCTCCGCCTTCAGATGACTCCATTGCAAGCAAGGCTCGTTGGATCTAATTCTCTAATAAATGAAACTAGATGCAGCTTATAAGACATCCTTCCAGCAGTTGCATATGGCTGCCAAAAATAAGGGGTTTCATTTTACTTTTCTGCAGTCACACGCCACTTGAAGTTGAGACTACAGAAGgcaatgataaaaaaaaaaattatatgacCCCttgtaaaagtttttttttaaattatgaaacaACAAGTGCAATCCTACCCTCCTCCGATGGAAATATCAATATTTTATTGAAAACAAAGCTGAATGCAACTAGTCCCTTGCCTAAAACCAAATGTTCATGTTGGATTGCAAGTCCCTCAACCAGGAGATGGGATGTAGTCTAGCTGTGAGACACCAATAAAGCAGCCAGACTAACAGAAACCGAAAATAATGCAAAAGAGAGTTAGAAAGCTTACCGTCTTCAACATCTTTCAACTGATAGTAGTGAGGAGCTATTTCTACAAGCCATTCGGGTTTCAGTTCAGTTGCCTGCCAGGAAAACCCTCAATTACAATCTCTGTGATGATTAAGCAAACGCAATAATAACCCTGCTACGAAACAAAAAGAAGAGAGATAAAGGAGAGGTGGACTAACCTGCCGCATGTACTCCTTAGTTGTCAGGACCAGCTCATGGTAGACAACCCATCTAGGGAGCACCTACAATATGCAAGAGCAAATGATTCTCATGAAGTTACTATCATCACTAAGGTTACATTATCTGTCTTGACAACTTAAAAATACAAAGCACAACAAACTGAGTGCATGCGATTTGAAAGCGTGGAAGGATTAAAATGAGAGGGGTGGGGGAGATAAGACCTCATTGGCTGGCTCAGTCATAATTAGCTAAACAACACACAGAAATACCAGTTGTCAGGGAAGAGCATCACAAGACTAATAAATCCATAAGAACGAAAAGGGCAGACTGCCTCTCTTTTCAACctaaaaatacaaagtaaaccaTACTATGATCTTCCTTTGACAGAAGCTAGTTAGTAGTTACATACGGGCCACGGCTGAAGGATCGACATCATAAACAAGAGTTGAAGCtcccgtttggccatagattttgacttcattttttcaaaaaaaaattgaaaacattGTTTGTTTATGAAATATAATCATGTTTTgggaaaaataatttcaaaaaattCCAAGATCCCAAAAAACTGGTTAGGGCAGTTTTTGGGTGAAAATTTTTcttccactcacaaaacttcaacttttcttcaaataaaatgcatgtccaaaaccccaatttcaactttcaaaaaagatttttcaacacaacttcaaaaactctttttTCAAGTTCCAATCAAATCTATGCCCAAACGCTAGCGAAGATTCTTGGCATCAAACTCTTGGAAGGAAATGGTACTGAACATACCACAGATTCTCCAGTCAAGGTGCAGATCGAGGACCATTAACCCATCATGCTAGATGGTAGTGGAGGAAGAAGCACGCATGCCCCTTTCAGATTCGAGAACATGAGGCTGAGGATAAAGATCTCGTAAATAGAGTAGCGGTACTGGTGGAATTGGATTGCAGTCACAGGCACGCCATCATTCAAACTCGAAAAGAAGTTGAAAATGACGAAAGGACAGATACAGGTGTGGAATAGGGAGGATCTTGGAAGGGTAGAGGTGAAGAAGTGAGAGTTTATGAGTTGGTGGAAGTTGAGGGGAAAAGGGGATCGACGCTTCGTGGTTGGAGGAGACTGATACAAGATTCTTTCACAGGCAGCAGTGGTGAATAGGAGGCTAAACTTCAAGAGTCTTTGGAAGAGGATAGAGGGTTATATGAGGAGAGGAGATAAGAGGGGCGATAGCGCATGCTTGTATAAAGGTGAGGTGAGttggaaagctaagtttaaaaGGCAATAATTCCACCAAATAGGACATGATATGAGCACCAAAGGGTGTGGCCTAGAGGTCAATGGAGTGGGTGAAACCCATGAGGTCTCAGGTTCAAATCCTAGCGGAGGCAAAGaatactaggtgatttcttcccatctaTCCAAGCCTTGGCGGATAGAGTTACCTAGTACATGTTGCTGGTGGAAGGTGGCAGGTACCCAATGGAATTAGCCGAGGTGCGCACAAGCTGGCCAGACCACCAcggttattaaaaaaaataggaCATGATAAGAGGGAGTAGTTGGACAGGGAGATTGGGGAAGACGAGGTGAGGGAGGCAGCAGAGAATCGTGCAAGTACTATGGACTCCGGGCCAGATGGATTCATCCAGCGTCCTTCCAACAGCATTCGACAGTCAAAGCAAACGTTATGAAAACCATTGTTGCATTTTAGGCAGTGTTGTCAAGGGCGAAAAGCGTTAAAAAGCACTCCGGGTCTATCAAAGCTTTAAGTGCAAAGCGCAATTAAAATGTGGGTTTTAGTTTAAAAAGGCACAACgaagcaaatatatatatatatatatatatatatatatatatatataatgcaaaAAAAAGTAACAAATTTATTTTCATAATGATTTCCTTaacaataaatatatatttttgcaATTATATTTGTTGTTTTGTTATCGCTCTATCAACATAGAATTTATGGGCAATGAGGTGCGTGCCTTGGTGCTTTGCCTACATTGAAGCGCGGCCTAAGTGGCAAAGTGCATACCCCTGAGCTTTTTTGAGCTTCGGGGCTTAAGCGCGCCTTAAATGAGCCTTTGCCAATACTGATTTTAAGAGACTCCAAATTGAAGAAGCCTCGACACATCCTTTAAAGTCATCATACCAAAAAAAGGAGCAATGAACACCAATCATTACATGCCGCCTATAAGTCCAGTGGGAGCATCAACAAGATAATCTCTAAAATGTTTTCCACTAGATCAAAGAAGGTGTTGGACAAGATAGAGTCAACGTCTCAGAATGTGTTCATGGATAGAAGACAAATCCTAGAAGCATCTTGGTAGCAAACGAAGTGGTCGATCCCAGAAGGAGGTAGGGAAGTCGAGAATCTTGTGCTAACTTAACCTTGAGAAGGCCTACAATCATGTGAATTGGGAGTTCCTGGATCTAAAATGTGAAGATATGACTCAGATAGGTGGAGAAAGGGATCAAGTTATGCATATCAGTCGTTAGATTCTCACTCCTAGTGAATGGGTGATTTTTGGAGCTCAAGGGCGTGAGAGAGGATGACCCATCATCCCCCATGCTATTCATCTTGAAACTCAAAGTGTTGGGTAAAAAAATGGATAGCTATGGCAAGTAGTTGCTTGAGGGACTTCTCTACCGCAATCCGGTACAAGATACAATGAAGGGTCACATCTCTTGTTTGCAGACAACACTTAAGTTTTCTGTGACACAGACATTAACCAAGGAGATAACTTTAGACAGGTTCCTATATGTTTCCAAACAGTGTCAGCCCTCAAGATCAACCTCAAGAAATGTGATAGCATTCTGATGGATGACGTTAACAATATTGAACATTTAGCACAAGTGTTGTGGTTGGAACTCTAAACTCTTCCAAGTTCCAATTACTTATCTGAGCTTACCCTTGGGTACTTCCAATAAAGTCAGCTCTATAGATTCCGGTAGCATCTCTACGTGCATTATCATTACTTCACGCAGTATCATAGGTAAATTGGAAATGCTTCAAAGGAACTTCCTACGGGACTCAGCAAATGGGACTAGATAGTTCCACTTAGACAGTTGGAATGAAAGATCTCCAAGTTTTCGGAAAGACCTTATTAGGAAAATGGTTATGATAATTCGTGATTAAGAAGCACGATATATGGAGAGAGgtgaaaaaaataaaagtacGCAAAAAGGGAGATGGAGGACCAAAAATACCAAACTCCCTTTTGGGTACGGAATGGGGAGGAATATTATGAATGAGTGGGAAGACTTCATCAGCAACATAACATTTTATGCTAGAGGATGAAAGTAAAATCAACTCTAGGAGTCATAGGTGGTGTGAAAAAAGAGACATTGAGACTCACATTCCCAACACTCAGGGGTTGTTTGGTTCAAACACAAGTTATACATTGAATATAATGTAGGAAGTAGTAATGCAGGGATTAATAATATGAAAATTAATAGTACATGGATTATTTCTTGTTGGATGTTTGGTTCATTGCACTAAAATTGGGTATACAAAGTATCATCTAAATTGTTTGTTTactttttaaactaaaaataatgaATTTATAACTATAACCTTGGGTATTTGGTCTTCATAGGCTTTTAGAAAAAAGACAAAAGGTACTTTTGTCCTTTTGGTGCTTGTATCCATGTATAGCTTGTAGATGGATTAGTTATTCCATGTTGGTGGGATAAGATAATAGACCAATTGGTGTATAAAATAATACATGGATTAGTTATCCTAGATTTAACATCACAAGCAAACAATGTATTAGAGCTTCTTGTAACTTGCAACATCTTTTTCTACTTATTTTTCTATCTCTAAGTAAACAAAATCCTTACCTGTGCTAAACCTGAGCTGGGGTGAATGTGAACTGTCTGGGCATGTTTAACAGTTCGATAAGACCCATTCTTTTGTAGTTTTGCTGAGTGGGGGAAAAATCCTGATGTAATAGACTTCTTTATACCTTCCAAGTCATTAATATTTGAAGTCAACTCAATTTCCACCCTTTCCAGCAGGCCCTCCAATTGATCTCGGATATCCCTGGCTCTCTTCATGCTTCTGACCTAGAAAGTTAAAAGAACTTTTCATTAAACATTACAAGTAACAATGATGAATCAACAGTACTCATCACTTAAAGTTACAATCACTCCCCCCAAACCCCTTCCGTAAAAGTTGCAGTCCTGTCAGGGGAAATTCCCTCCCGTAGCCATGTCTGTGATACAACAATACAACAAGCCTCAAACACAATCAAATTGAGTTTGGTCATATGAATCCCCCTCCATGTCGCTCCACTTAAGCCCATCTTATTATAAAAATCTAGAGAATGGAAAAATATTAAGGGCCTTTTCTTTATTGTTAATAATAAGTGCCCTTTTTAGTTAAAGCCCCGTGGATAAAATGATCTTCTAATAACACTGGTGAAATTTAAAGAAAACATGGTAgcactaaaatatttttgtagcAACAGAATCATGATTCATAGCTAAATACAAATTTTATTGGGCTAGATGGCTTCCTTCAACAAGGAAAAGAAGAGGCTAACTCAGCGTAGAACAAGAATTTGAAACTAACCTGGATGCATTTTATTTAGCTATTAAATGTCTTTCATGAAAAAGAGGAGACTATCACAGCATAAAACAAGAATTTGATACTAACCTGGATGTAGTTCTCATAGCACCACTGTGTTGAGAAGTTTGTTTCCTTCCAGGAATTATAAACCTGAAGAACAACAGTAGACAAAGAAGAAAGCCATTTTTAGCATGCATCCAAGCTGCAAActagattttcttttctttatttgaagGTAGCCAGCTAAATTTcaagtaaataaataatgatagtgTGGGCTTTGTGGAGGGAAATCCTGAATCCTTTTAGTGTTCAATGGGTGATGCCAAGCACTGTAAAGGAAATGTTATGCAGCTGGGCCGGTTTCCgtagaagaagaaagcaaaaggcgTGGAAGTTCGCCCCATTAgctctcatgtggatagtttggggggagagaaataggagagcttttgaggggattgagtctcctttttcacatcttaagaatagtcttttatctttgatcgctttttggtgcactcatatagcccctacttgtatagaagattgggcgtcttttgtagagaatcatgttctgatgtaaattctctactttttggtatacttccTATATACGGGAGTTAtctcccttttgattaatacaatttacattatcaaataataataataataatccctccatttcaatttatgtgaactcatttgactgggcacggagtttaagaaaagagagaagacttttgaacttgtggtgtaaaatgaggtacatatattttgtgtggctataaatcattgcataaaggtaaattgtttccaaataaggaaaggggtcattctttttggcacggaccaaaaaggaaataggttcacataaattgaaacggagggagtaataataataataatgatagtgTGTTAACATGGAATGACAATTATTTTGAAGTGTGATAAAGATATTGCATTTTCTTTAACATCCTACAGATGTACCCTCCCCCCTGACACCAAAAGAAATATATACCCGCATGGTAGCATTTAATTTCACCTGATCATATAAGACATTTCTTTATTCTGGTCATCAGAAAATTTGTCATGCCTACCTCCGACCCGAGAAAACTACCTCTTGGAGGCAAGTCCACCATATGGAAACTTGTTTCTACTTTGTCTCTACCCATTGGGGTGTACTTCAGAGGCAGGATTGACCAAGGGGAAGATACAAATATGAAGTAAGAAGATATGCAAAGCACATCATCATGCCACAAAAACCTATATTGACCAGGGATATGATTGTACCAAAACAGGTTTATTATCATTCAGCAACTAACCTTTAGCAACGCAATATGATCTCCCACATTGCCCATATGAAAGTTCATCCGTGCATTGTCCGCATGGACTTGTTTGTCCTTTGGACGATAGAAGATAGAATTCCCCACAGAAAGCATAGCAGCAATACTTATTATTTCATCAGAGCACTTGTACTTGTCAGAGGCAACAATCATCTTGGACAGCATCGGATCTAGAGGAAACTCGGCCATTCTTCTACCTACTTTTGTTAACTCACCAAGCTTATTAAGGGCACTAAGGGCAAAGAGCAGTTCCAGCGCTTTAAGTAGAGCTTCTGCTGGTGGGGGGTCCATGAAGTCAAAATTCAGCAAGTCATGAATCCCAAGGCTCTTGAGAGAGAGCACGACGTTTGCAAGGTTGGTCCTTTGTATTTCTGGGACTGTGTTATCTTCCAAATCATTCATGTAGTTATATGCAGTGTATAATCGAAAGCACTTCCCAGGACCAGTTCTTCCAGATCGACCAGCACGTTGGTTCGCAGACGCCTTCGATATAGGAGTGACCAGTAGTGACTCCATTCCTGTCCGAGGGTTGTAAGACTTCATCTTAGAGAATCCTGGATCAATAACATATTTAATCCCATCAATCGTCAATGATGTTTCAGCAATATTTGTAGCCAGGACAACCTTACGAGCCCCTTCAGGAGTGGGCTCAAATATCTTGGCCTGCAGTTCTGTTGGCAGGTTTGCATATATTGGGCAAATTATCAACTCAGCAATTTTTGTCCCCAGACCCTTTATCCGGTGCTTTATGATCTCCTCTGCTGTTTCAATCTCCTCCTGCCCAGTCAAAAAGATTAAGATATCACCATCACCAGGTGGCTGAGTTACATGGATCTGAAGAGCGGTGACTACTGCTGCATCCAAGTAATCGGCCTCTGGTGCTTTTGTGTAGTGTATCTCAACTGGAAACCGCCTTCCAGGAATTTTAAAAATTGGAGCACAGTCGAAATAATCACTGAACTTCTCTGCATCTAGAGTCGCACTTGAAATAAGCAACTTTAGATCAGGCCGAAATCGAGCAATATCCTGTGATAAAGTAAGTAGCTATATCAGCAACAAGAAGGTGATGGGATGCAGTTTCACACTCATGAATGTCACAATTGAAGGTCAAATAAGACCCGTGTAAAGTTGTTACTCCCCATCCTAGTTCACCAATCCATACAACCCCACCAGCTACCATAATATTATTAATCATTTGCTTGGAAACTAGGGAAGAAAAAACAACAGAGAACATTTTCTGTTGCATGTTTCCTTTGAAAGTATAAGAAAGTTGGGAAAAGTCCATTTCTTGCCTGGAGAATCAAAGTGAGAATTTTGGGGAGCCCAATGGAAAAGCCTTTCTATGAGgagatttttttttcattaaatTTTCTCCAGGTTTCTCTTCCTGAACTGTAGTGAAAATTAGGATATATCCAGTAACAAGAGTTTCTATCTAATTTCATGTATGCATGCTGCATTGacaaaacaaacaagtaaagAGTTCATAATGTCCATTTTTCAGTTCCCACACAAAGGGCAACTTCCAATTATGACCAAGAGTGAGCATCATATTAAGATTTAAAGGCTAGAATAGGGAGAACTTGCCTTAACCAAGCCAAACAAGATGTCAGTGGATAACGTTCTTTCGTGAGCCTCGTCGACCATGATGACACTGAAAAGCCAAATACTTGATTAGACAAATCAAAAGGCTTGGGAGTTTGGTAAGGATACCAATAAAATCATTTACTACAGCACAGACCTATAGCTTGCTAGATCAGGCTCACCAAGGAATTCTCTCAGCAACATCCCATCAGTCATATATTTCAGCAATGTTTTTTCGGAAGTGCAGTCTTCAAAGCGAATAGAGTAGCCAACCTGGACATGACAGATTCAATCATTACATGTTGGAAGCTGATGTAAAGATTGACGAAATATGTCAAGTCCTAAGGTACAAATATCATTTGAACAAGACAATGTCAAGAGATCACGCAAACAACTGAgcagataataaataaaaatcagaAGCCTTTGATGTTCTCTGATGTACCAGAACTCGATTAGCAAAAATGTCTCAGTGCAAACACAATCAAGAGGAGTCTCGCTACAAACTACATGAGAACCAGCTTTCCTCTTTTTCAACTTTAACATATGCTAAATGAAGAGCAAACACATCATCTACAACTAATAGAAGTAAGAGCAAACATATCATCTGAAGCATACCTCGTGCCCAAGTTTCACTCCCATTTCTTGAGAAACACGTGCAGAAACACTCATTGCAGCAACTCGACGAGGTTGAGTACATCCAATCTGTGAGAAGCAAATATTAGTTTCAGCAACCATAAACCATATTTCTGATTCCAGTTTTACATCACTAAGAATAGGCGTTTAATGGCTTCAACCATTGGAGAATACATTGCCTTGACAATAAGATCACTGCCAAAAAGAATCACTACAAAATTTACGGTTCATGTTCAAAAACTTCGAGTTGCCTAAAAAATAAGGAATTGACAGAGGGCCTTGCTGTCCTACATTACAAGATTTCAGGCAGAAAGTCATGTAGGATTCATCTCCTAAAGACATGATTTAGGATAGCCAAATGTTCTGGCTTCCCTATTCCCTATTTGGGATTGCTGCAAGGGCAACAGAGAAAACCTCTTTAGGAAGTTCCTTCATTCTACCGCACCTTCAGTTGGCAGAGACACAGCCCATGAATATGTAGGTTCCATGCATTATTTTGACCAAGCTCAAAAGTAAGACAACAGTGAAAAGAAAGGGACACAGAATAAACACGCAACGAATCTGCAAAAGTAAGATGAGCCAAAAGATCTCTAAAGGTAGAAACACGACATGAGGAGTAAGAAAATGACCGGAGAAGTCCTCACAGAATCAACCGAAGTTAACATACCATACTGGCAGGACCCTTGAAAAATGCTCCTCCTACCTCAAGATAAAAAACTCTTCCCCAAATATTTATTCCCGTAGCAATATAGTGACAGACAATCCAATTAACTGAACTGCAAATAAGGTGACCATACAGTTATCACCACATTCGTAGACAGCTACAGAATGAGTACACAAGATACATGCAAGCCTTCAACAATTCATAAAAGCTATGTGGAAAGATTTCCAAAGGTCTTTGATCAaaggaagagagagagagaagttcAACAATTCCTTAAAAAGTTG
This sequence is a window from Nicotiana sylvestris chromosome 3, ASM39365v2, whole genome shotgun sequence. Protein-coding genes within it:
- the LOC104246038 gene encoding pre-mRNA-splicing factor ATP-dependent RNA helicase DEAH1-like isoform X1, with product MGSDLRRWVSDKLMSLLGYSQPTVVTYVLTLSKKASSPSDLINQLVDMGMSSSGETRVFAQEIFSRVERKTTEPNLYLQQEREAAKLVRKQKTYTLLEADDDDDNNVGSESNSVSSQTRKEDTHQKKFRKRVETHEDEDEDDEVVRNVGDERRVRRRTSLDEDDRDDSESEEEILRDQKEREELERHLRERDAAGTRKLAEPKLTRKEEEEAIRRSDALERDDIGALRKVSRREYLKKREQKKLEELRDDIEDEQYLFEGVKLTEAEQRELSYKKQIYELVKKRSEDTDDLGEYRMPDAYDLEGGVNQEKRFSVASERYRDPDAAEKMNPFAEQEAWEEHQIGKATLKFGSKNRKPTSEDYQFVFEDQIEFIKAAVMDGVNVDQESPAESIEKSMAKSAFEKLQEDRKTLPIYPYRDDLLQAVNDHQVLVIVGETGSGKTTQIPQYLHEAGYTKRGKIGCTQPRRVAAMSVSARVSQEMGVKLGHEVGYSIRFEDCTSEKTLLKYMTDGMLLREFLGEPDLASYSVIMVDEAHERTLSTDILFGLVKDIARFRPDLKLLISSATLDAEKFSDYFDCAPIFKIPGRRFPVEIHYTKAPEADYLDAAVVTALQIHVTQPPGDGDILIFLTGQEEIETAEEIIKHRIKGLGTKIAELIICPIYANLPTELQAKIFEPTPEGARKVVLATNIAETSLTIDGIKYVIDPGFSKMKSYNPRTGMESLLVTPISKASANQRAGRSGRTGPGKCFRLYTAYNYMNDLEDNTVPEIQRTNLANVVLSLKSLGIHDLLNFDFMDPPPAEALLKALELLFALSALNKLGELTKVGRRMAEFPLDPMLSKMIVASDKYKCSDEIISIAAMLSVGNSIFYRPKDKQVHADNARMNFHMGNVGDHIALLKVYNSWKETNFSTQWCYENYIQVRSMKRARDIRDQLEGLLERVEIELTSNINDLEGIKKSITSGFFPHSAKLQKNGSYRTVKHAQTVHIHPSSGLAQVLPRWVVYHELVLTTKEYMRQATELKPEWLVEIAPHYYQLKDVEDASSKKMPRGSGLAS
- the LOC104246038 gene encoding pre-mRNA-splicing factor ATP-dependent RNA helicase DEAH1-like isoform X2, whose product is MVVRNVGDERRVRRRTSLDEDDRDDSESEEEILRDQKEREELERHLRERDAAGTRKLAEPKLTRKEEEEAIRRSDALERDDIGALRKVSRREYLKKREQKKLEELRDDIEDEQYLFEGVKLTEAEQRELSYKKQIYELVKKRSEDTDDLGEYRMPDAYDLEGGVNQEKRFSVASERYRDPDAAEKMNPFAEQEAWEEHQIGKATLKFGSKNRKPTSEDYQFVFEDQIEFIKAAVMDGVNVDQESPAESIEKSMAKSAFEKLQEDRKTLPIYPYRDDLLQAVNDHQVLVIVGETGSGKTTQIPQYLHEAGYTKRGKIGCTQPRRVAAMSVSARVSQEMGVKLGHEVGYSIRFEDCTSEKTLLKYMTDGMLLREFLGEPDLASYSVIMVDEAHERTLSTDILFGLVKDIARFRPDLKLLISSATLDAEKFSDYFDCAPIFKIPGRRFPVEIHYTKAPEADYLDAAVVTALQIHVTQPPGDGDILIFLTGQEEIETAEEIIKHRIKGLGTKIAELIICPIYANLPTELQAKIFEPTPEGARKVVLATNIAETSLTIDGIKYVIDPGFSKMKSYNPRTGMESLLVTPISKASANQRAGRSGRTGPGKCFRLYTAYNYMNDLEDNTVPEIQRTNLANVVLSLKSLGIHDLLNFDFMDPPPAEALLKALELLFALSALNKLGELTKVGRRMAEFPLDPMLSKMIVASDKYKCSDEIISIAAMLSVGNSIFYRPKDKQVHADNARMNFHMGNVGDHIALLKVYNSWKETNFSTQWCYENYIQVRSMKRARDIRDQLEGLLERVEIELTSNINDLEGIKKSITSGFFPHSAKLQKNGSYRTVKHAQTVHIHPSSGLAQVLPRWVVYHELVLTTKEYMRQATELKPEWLVEIAPHYYQLKDVEDASSKKMPRGSGLAS